One genomic region from Leptolyngbyaceae cyanobacterium JSC-12 encodes:
- a CDS encoding TIGR00299 family protein (IMG reference gene:2510094714~PFAM: Protein of unknown function DUF111~TIGRFAM: TIGR00299 family protein), whose translation MKIAYLQCPTGIAGDMCLGALVDVGVPIEFLVEQLNKLGISQEYKLWTESVRRNGLQATKFHVDLMFESGEAVNPDTFNTFDHAHHHSHPHSHFHPHQPDGSHRDRTMVPIRHLPEIEHLILNAKLPPRAEAWSLAVFRKLAEAEGAVHGVPPEQVHFHEVGATDALVDIIGTCLGLDWLGIERLVCSPLPTGGGTIWAAHGRLPVPTPAVLKLFEMGHVPVYSNDIEREMVTPTGAAIATTLADQFGAPPPMTLQRVGLGAGSRDFEIANILRLWVGEESGMGHRESGVRSQKSEVRSQKSEGKGDSGEEAGREAKERKEGISPKATLPAPSPLSPSSLSLSSSSPNPSAPPPSTQIEQVAVLETQIDDLNPQAIGYVLERLLETGALDAFTQAIGMKKSRPGTLLTVVCRPEDTAICEAIMFRETTTLGIRQVLQQRHALPREIQSVQTEYGVVRVKVAWAKGRDRPPTNVQPEYEDCAHLARQYNLAWREVHHAALQSWYQKVTPSNNAKSTPKEKY comes from the coding sequence ATGAAGATCGCTTACTTACAATGTCCAACTGGAATTGCTGGAGATATGTGCCTGGGTGCTCTGGTTGATGTAGGTGTCCCCATAGAGTTTTTGGTTGAGCAGCTTAACAAGTTAGGCATCTCGCAAGAATACAAGTTATGGACAGAATCAGTCAGACGCAATGGGTTACAGGCAACCAAGTTTCATGTTGATCTGATGTTTGAATCTGGCGAAGCGGTGAACCCAGACACCTTTAATACGTTTGACCATGCGCATCACCACTCTCACCCCCACTCCCACTTTCATCCTCATCAGCCGGATGGGAGCCACCGCGATCGCACAATGGTTCCGATCCGGCATCTACCTGAAATTGAGCACCTGATCTTGAATGCCAAATTGCCACCACGGGCAGAAGCCTGGAGTTTAGCCGTATTTCGCAAACTGGCAGAGGCAGAGGGGGCTGTTCATGGAGTTCCCCCCGAACAGGTGCATTTTCATGAAGTAGGAGCCACCGATGCCCTGGTAGATATTATTGGTACCTGTTTAGGGCTGGATTGGTTGGGCATTGAGCGCTTAGTATGTTCACCGTTGCCAACTGGAGGAGGAACTATTTGGGCAGCTCATGGTCGATTACCAGTTCCAACCCCAGCTGTGCTGAAGTTGTTTGAAATGGGACACGTTCCAGTCTATAGCAACGATATTGAGCGGGAGATGGTAACCCCAACGGGAGCCGCGATCGCTACCACCCTGGCAGATCAGTTTGGTGCTCCTCCTCCAATGACCTTACAACGGGTTGGGCTGGGTGCTGGTTCACGAGACTTCGAGATCGCTAACATTTTGCGCCTGTGGGTTGGAGAAGAGTCGGGAATGGGGCATCGGGAGTCAGGAGTCAGAAGTCAGAAGTCAGAAGTCAGAAGTCAGAAGTCAGAAGGTAAGGGAGATAGCGGAGAGGAGGCAGGGAGGGAAGCTAAGGAAAGGAAGGAAGGAATTTCGCCTAAAGCTACCCTGCCTGCCCCATCACCCTTATCTCCTTCATCACTTTCATTGTCCTCATCGTCCCCTAACCCCTCTGCTCCTCCTCCCTCCACCCAAATTGAGCAGGTGGCTGTGCTAGAAACTCAAATTGATGATTTAAATCCTCAAGCAATTGGCTACGTGCTGGAACGGTTACTGGAAACTGGGGCACTGGACGCATTTACACAGGCGATCGGAATGAAGAAGTCTCGTCCTGGTACTCTACTGACAGTGGTTTGCCGCCCAGAAGATACAGCCATCTGCGAGGCAATTATGTTTCGTGAAACGACGACATTGGGAATTCGGCAGGTACTCCAACAGCGACATGCTCTGCCGAGAGAGATTCAGTCGGTGCAAACGGAGTATGGCGTAGTAAGGGTGAAGGTGGCATGGGCTAAGGGACGAGATCGCCCTCCTACCAATGTTCAACCTGAATACGAAGATTGCGCCCACCTCGCCCGACAATACAATCTTGCATGGCGAGAAGTTCATCACGCAGCGTTACAAAGCTGGTATCAAAAAGTGACACCATCCAACAACGCAAAGTCAACGCCAAAGGAAAAATATTGA
- a CDS encoding hypothetical protein (IMG reference gene:2510094715), with product MGRFISAFQPVLPVLCVVGLVACGGLNHKKIAETIQQDITSNGGTSVKGVTCPSGIKPEAGKSFECVGEMDNGYTFTITVQQQDANGNVSWDVPHAKGLINVPKLESSIQEALTSEIGTNPSIACGGVYKAVKPGEGFECQVAYKVTKAPPKPKTAPKGKPSKPTPPIQVTQTEKINVSTDADGNISWQRILPNLAKASSTSASGSTD from the coding sequence ATGGGTCGTTTCATTTCAGCATTCCAGCCAGTTTTGCCCGTGCTTTGTGTCGTTGGGTTAGTTGCCTGCGGAGGACTGAACCACAAAAAAATTGCTGAAACAATTCAGCAGGATATTACTTCCAATGGAGGCACCTCAGTGAAGGGTGTTACCTGCCCCAGCGGCATCAAACCGGAAGCTGGAAAATCTTTTGAGTGCGTGGGTGAAATGGATAATGGCTATACCTTTACCATTACTGTTCAACAGCAGGATGCCAATGGTAATGTGAGCTGGGATGTGCCTCACGCGAAAGGATTGATTAATGTTCCCAAGCTAGAGTCTTCAATTCAAGAAGCATTGACCAGCGAGATTGGAACGAATCCTTCGATTGCCTGTGGTGGGGTATACAAGGCAGTTAAGCCAGGGGAAGGGTTTGAGTGTCAAGTTGCCTATAAAGTGACGAAAGCTCCTCCAAAGCCTAAAACTGCTCCTAAAGGTAAACCCAGTAAGCCAACTCCGCCAATTCAGGTTACTCAAACTGAGAAGATTAATGTTAGTACTGATGCAGATGGGAATATTTCCTGGCAGCGGATTTTACCGAACTTAGCGAAAGCGTCTAGCACTTCTGCTAGTGGTTCAACAGACTGA
- a CDS encoding hypothetical protein (IMG reference gene:2510094712) has protein sequence MTVGKQQVRQAEQAGHSSTTTPSVLKIPVYVHYQNMNIEPLPSRSGSVSVYPGSTSKQAIAEAPQSKRRSRLEAKSLSAKTASSVVFLDHQALIQMLSQELTAEIRNLNGSAVALASRIAAEVDRVCHKSGRILASGQAQSWQISLARHRLQKCLTYYQLGSRRGRVELHSTLGSMVYRYVAPSRMQLGFQARYNLIEDFLQGFYSESLKAFRRENELPDDYQPRTRLELAEYMAFTEQYAKRRISLPGGQTQQLIVLRAQRFGQRQPLEVSVDIEQALESPRGEEAEAHNRTPIVQQLREQMITSMVDSSEAVLRDRVISELVQYLESEGQQDCIDYLVLKLQDLSAPEIDEILGLTPRQRDYLQQRFKYHVEKFTLSSPNWRLVHQWLGADLDQHLGLSTPQWETFINQLTPEQQQMLDLKQSQLDDQEIARRLKLTPKQLQKRWGGLLDQARQIRNQS, from the coding sequence ATGACAGTTGGTAAGCAACAAGTCAGGCAAGCGGAGCAAGCGGGTCATTCATCGACCACCACTCCTTCTGTCTTAAAGATCCCTGTATATGTGCACTACCAAAATATGAATATCGAGCCTCTACCTTCCCGTTCTGGATCTGTTTCGGTTTATCCTGGATCGACTAGTAAACAGGCGATCGCCGAAGCCCCTCAATCTAAGCGCCGTTCTCGTTTAGAAGCGAAATCTTTATCTGCTAAAACGGCTTCCTCAGTAGTGTTTCTGGATCATCAAGCGCTGATCCAGATGTTATCTCAAGAGTTAACAGCAGAAATTCGGAATTTGAATGGCAGTGCTGTGGCGCTTGCCAGTCGGATCGCAGCTGAAGTAGACCGGGTTTGCCATAAAAGTGGCCGAATTCTGGCTTCAGGGCAGGCACAATCCTGGCAAATTTCGCTTGCCCGGCATCGCTTGCAAAAATGCCTGACCTACTATCAGCTTGGTTCTCGGCGAGGACGGGTAGAACTGCACAGTACTTTAGGATCAATGGTTTACCGCTATGTCGCCCCCTCCCGGATGCAGCTAGGTTTCCAGGCACGATACAACTTGATTGAAGACTTTTTACAAGGATTTTATAGTGAATCCCTCAAAGCGTTTCGGCGCGAAAATGAGTTGCCTGATGATTATCAGCCTCGTACTCGGCTAGAACTAGCAGAGTATATGGCATTCACTGAACAATATGCCAAGCGGCGAATTTCGTTACCAGGTGGACAGACCCAGCAATTGATTGTGTTACGGGCACAGCGGTTTGGACAACGGCAACCGTTAGAAGTCTCGGTGGATATTGAGCAAGCGCTAGAATCACCCCGGGGCGAGGAGGCAGAAGCGCACAATCGCACACCCATTGTGCAGCAGCTTCGGGAACAGATGATTACAAGCATGGTGGATTCGTCAGAAGCAGTGCTACGCGATCGTGTTATTTCTGAACTCGTTCAATACTTAGAATCGGAAGGGCAGCAGGATTGTATCGACTACCTTGTCCTGAAACTGCAAGATTTATCTGCCCCAGAAATTGATGAAATTCTAGGATTAACTCCTCGCCAGCGAGATTATTTACAGCAGCGATTTAAGTACCACGTCGAAAAATTTACGCTGTCCTCTCCGAACTGGCGACTGGTGCACCAGTGGCTAGGCGCAGACCTAGATCAACACTTGGGATTATCCACTCCTCAATGGGAAACTTTCATCAATCAGCTAACGCCTGAACAGCAGCAAATGCTAGATCTCAAGCAATCTCAACTAGACGATCAAGAAATTGCTCGCAGACTGAAACTTACGCCCAAGCAATTGCAGAAGCGCTGGGGAGGACTGCTAGACCAAGCTCGCCAAATTCGTAACCAGAGTTAA
- a CDS encoding hypothetical protein (IMG reference gene:2510094716) has protein sequence MSRNYRHFVFAALTVLTSALPVSAEPSCYMVTSSGRKISLAGICSNRATPTPPGNSSRPGSGTGLTQSPSQLGDYLVKEGTGGHKRGGIAEDFYYQVWSNRMNTSYTLKVWRAEDYPQGSPIVRGSFRSVGEAEEHFDCVYTSKRLRTCPNNR, from the coding sequence ATGTCACGCAACTATCGACACTTTGTTTTCGCAGCCTTGACAGTTCTGACATCAGCACTCCCCGTCTCAGCAGAGCCATCATGTTATATGGTGACCAGTAGTGGTCGCAAAATTAGTCTGGCAGGGATATGTTCTAACCGTGCTACACCCACCCCACCAGGAAATAGCTCTCGCCCCGGTTCTGGAACTGGATTAACCCAATCCCCCTCCCAGCTAGGCGATTATTTAGTGAAAGAAGGAACAGGCGGACACAAGAGAGGGGGGATCGCAGAGGATTTTTACTATCAGGTGTGGTCAAATCGAATGAACACGAGCTACACCCTAAAGGTGTGGAGAGCAGAAGACTATCCACAGGGGTCGCCGATTGTTCGGGGATCTTTTCGGTCAGTTGGTGAGGCGGAAGAGCACTTTGACTGTGTTTATACCAGCAAGCGATTACGGACCTGTCCCAATAACAGATAG
- a CDS encoding translation factor SUA5 (IMG reference gene:2510094713~PFAM: yrdC domain~TIGRFAM: Sua5/YciO/YrdC/YwlC family protein), translating into MAIIYSVHPKDPQARTIGQIVAMLRDGAVVLYPTDTIYAIGCDLNSKSGIQRVRQIKQLSNDKPLTFLCSSLSNIASYAVVSDTAYRIMRHLIPGPYTFLLPATKLVPKLVMNPKRRTTGIRVPNHAVCQAILNTLENPIISTSAHVFDDGMPLTPKVPEHPSRIELFDFLDKTVDVIVDNGEEPGYQMSTILDLTDEEPIVVRRGLGWEAVESWADVSF; encoded by the coding sequence ATGGCAATCATTTACTCCGTTCACCCGAAAGATCCTCAAGCGCGAACGATTGGGCAGATTGTTGCCATGTTGCGGGATGGAGCAGTGGTACTCTATCCAACAGATACTATCTACGCGATCGGCTGTGACTTAAACTCTAAAAGTGGCATCCAGCGGGTTCGGCAAATTAAGCAGCTTTCAAACGACAAACCGTTAACCTTTTTGTGTTCGTCTCTCTCCAATATTGCCAGCTATGCTGTGGTGAGTGATACGGCTTACCGGATTATGCGGCACTTGATTCCAGGACCATATACGTTTTTACTACCTGCAACGAAACTGGTACCAAAGCTGGTAATGAACCCAAAGCGTCGCACAACGGGAATTCGAGTGCCTAATCACGCAGTGTGTCAGGCAATTTTAAACACGCTGGAAAACCCAATTATTTCGACTTCTGCTCATGTGTTTGATGATGGTATGCCATTAACCCCCAAGGTGCCTGAGCACCCTTCCCGTATTGAATTGTTTGATTTTTTAGATAAAACAGTGGATGTCATTGTGGACAATGGCGAGGAACCAGGCTATCAGATGTCTACTATTCTTGATTTGACCGATGAGGAACCGATTGTGGTTCGTCGCGGTCTAGGATGGGAGGCAGTTGAATCTTGGGCAGACGTGTCGTTTTGA